TGACGGCCAGCGCGTTGGATCTGGTGCGCCGATACTCCTCGCGGATGCGGGCCAGCAGGAACACCTGGTAGTCCATGGCGAGGCCGAACGCCACACCGAACAACAGGACCGGCACCGTCGGCGGCAGGTCACCGGTGACGGTGAAGCCAAGGAGCCCGGACAGGTGCCCGTCCTGGAAGATCCAGACCAGCGCGCCGAAGGTCGCGGTCAGGCTGAGCACGCTGAGCACTACCGCGAGCAGCGGCAGCACCGCACTTCCGGTGAGCACGAACAGCACGATCAACAAGATCAGCACGACGAAGGCGAGCGCGTACGGCAGCGCCGATATCACCGAGTCGATCGCGTCCGCGTTCGCCGCCGCCACGCCGCCGACCAAGACCGGTGTGGCGGCGGGTACGGCACGAATGTCGCCCGCGATCCGGTCCAGCACAACGGGATCGGTGGTGTCCGGAACCACCGCGAGGTAGGCGGCGTTCACCGCGCGGAAGCGATCATCGGCCAGGGCGGGTGCGGCGAGCAGGCCGCCGTGACTGTAGCTGCCGGTGGCGGTATCGACCCGGTGGACGTTCTCGATATTCGACAGCTTCCTGGCGTATGCATCCAACCCCGCTGCGCTGTAAGCGCTCTCGGGCAGCACGGCGAACAGCCCGTTCTGCTCGGTGGCGGCGAAATCGCGCTGGATCGTCTCGGTGACCTGGCGGTTGTTCATCGACTCCGGTAGCGAACGTTCGTCGGGGAAGCCGAGATTCACGCCGAGGAACGGCGCGCCGAGCACGAGCAGCAGCCCGGTGATCGCGACGCCGATGGGCACCGGCCGCATCATCACGAACCGGGCGAGGCGATGCCAGGCACCCTCGCCAGGGGCGGGCCGCGCGGCGCGCAGGAACCACCACAACCGGCCGCTGTCGATTCTGGCGCCGAGCACGAACAGGATCGCGGGCAGCACGGTCAGCGCGACTGTCGCCGCGATCACCGCGACCGCGAGCCCCGCGTACCCCATGGAACGCACGGCCGGCATTGGGAAGAACAGCAGACCCGACAGCGCGACCGCGACGGTGGCGGCCGAGAACACGACGGTGCGGCCCGCCGAGCGCATCGTCGCGACCACCGCGGCCGCGGGCTGCTGCCCGGCGACCAGTTCGTCGCGGTAGCGGCTGATGATCAGGAGGCTGTAGTCGATCGCGAGGCCGAGCCCGAGCAGGGCGGCGACGTCGGTCGCGGTCGCCGCGAGGTCGGTGACGCTCGCGATCAGCCACAACGCGCCCATGGTGATCAGCACCGTGACCATGGCGACGACCAGAGGCAGGCCGGCCGCGACCAGACCGCCGAAGACAAGCAGCAACGCGACCAGCGCGATCGGGAAGGCGATGGACTCGCCGAGGACGACATCCTTCTCGCTCTGTTGCACCGTCTCGTGCAGCAGCATCGCGTAGCCGCCGACCCGTACCTCGAGCGGGCCGTGCGTGCCGCCGAACCGGTCGGCGAGATCGCCGACACGCTTCTCGACTTCGGCTTCCTCGCCGAGGATGCCGGCCATGATCAGGCCCTTGGTACCGTCGGCGCTGCGCAGCCGGGGTGACCTGTCGGTCCAGTACGAGGTGACGCCTGCGACGCCTGCCACGGACGTCAGCTCGGTGACCAGCTTCGTCGCGGCGGTGGCCGAGGCGTCGTCGTCCACCGACTCGCGCGTCTGCACCAGCAGCACGAGGTTCGGCGTGGCCTGGCCGAAGGTGTCGCGGAGGACCGCTGCCGCCTGGCTGGATTCGCTGCCGGGGTCGATGTAGCCCCCGCCATGCACTCTGTCGAACAATGTCGCGCTGAGCGTGCCCATCACCAGTGCGAGCACCGCGAACGCGCCCAGGATCCACCGGCTGCGCCGTATGGTCAGCTCGAACACTGCGTTTCCCCTAACTCGTTCCGCCGCACCGTCCTCGGACTCCCGCGGTGTCGCCGGTTCGGCCAACCTGCCCGGCGCGCCACGACAGCACACCGGTACGCCGAACACATCCTGCCCTCGACACCGGGGCCGGGTGCGTGCGCCAGCGCCCAGGAATCCTAGCAACGCAGGGCGAAATCCCAGTGAGCGAGAACACATTCCGCACGATGCCGACGGGCGAACGATATTCCTTCGGGGAGCGCGATCCGTTGTCCACCGCTGGTGCACCGGAGGATGGAGGTTCGCCGAGTCATCACGGACGACAGCCGAACGGCGATTTCGAACACCAGACCCGCCGGGTCCGAAGGGTTCGCTCGTTCACCGTTTCCGACGACAGGCGGAGCCCGCGTCGGCTCAGCGGGAGAATCGGACCGACCTCGCTCGCAGTTGATTCCCGCGGCGGTAGCCGGTATGAGCTCGCTCGCACAGCGCCGGTATCGAACGCCTACGGGAGCGCCCGTCGGAGCGAACGCGGCGGATAGGCTCCGACCACCGAGCGAGCGAAAGGGGCGGACCAGACGATGCACCGAGGCGCACCCCGCACGGCGCGACCGGGCCGGGGCACGGCGTGACACCGGACCTCGTCGTCTGCGGGCTCGGCCCGGCCGGTCGTGCCCTCGCACACCGCGGCTTGGCGCGCGGACTCACGGTCACCGTCGTCGATCCCCTGCCGGACCGCCCGTGGGCGACCACCTACGCGGCGTGGGCCGACGAGCTGCCGGACTGGCTCGCTCCGGAGGCCGTCGCCGCGACGGTGCGTCGGCCGATGGCTTGGGGAACTCACGCGCACCACGTAGACCGCGCATATGTCGTGCTGGACACCGCGCGGCTGCGCGACTCCCTGCGTCTGGCCGGTGCTCGGGTGATCGCGGACCGGGCGGTAGACATCGCACGCGACAGCGTGGCCCTCGCGTCGGGCCCGCCACTCACGGCCGGCCGGGTGATCGACGCGCGCGGCGTCGCCCGCTCACCCACCCGTGCCGAGCAGACCGCCTACGGACTGATCCTGGACGCCGAGCACTGCGCGGGCCTCGAGACGCTGTTAATGGACTGGCGCGCCGACCATGGCGCCCCGCCCGACGCGCCGCGCTCGTTCCTCTACGCGGTCCCGCTGGGCGGCGGTCGGATGCTGCTGGAGGAGACCTGTCTGGCGGGGCGCCCGGCGCTGGCGAGCGCCGAGCTGCGTGAGCGCCTGCACCATCGACTGCGCTCCCGCGGCATCCGGCTCACCGGGACCGAGCCGGTCGAGCGGGTTCGGTTCCCGGTGCAGGGCGGACGACCCAGCCGCCACGCGTTCGGGGCGGCGGGCGGTTTCCTGCATCCGGCCACCGGGTACAGCGTCGCCGCCGCGCTGGCCGCGGCCGATATGGTGGCGGCGGGCCAGGACGTGTGGCCCACCTCCGCGCGAGCGGTCCACCATCTGCGCGCCGCCGGACTTCGGACGCTGCTGGCCCTGCCGCCCGCGGACATCCCGCTGTTCTTCGACACGTTCTTCATGCTGTCTCCGGCCGCGCAACGCGCGTATCTCTCAGGTCGCACCGACCTCAACGGCACCGTCGCGGCGATGCGCTCGCTGTTCACGGCCCTCCCCTGGCAGCTGCGACGGCGTGTCGCCGCCGCGACACTCGGGATTCCGGTTCACTCGCGCAGGTCGTAGTGGTTCGGCGATGATGGAGGGCATGAGATCGATCTGGAAGGGCTCGATCGCATTCGGGCTGGTGAACGTCCCGGTGAAGGTGTATACGGCCACCGAGGACCACGACATCCGATTCCATCAGGTGCACGCCAAGGACGGCGGTCGGATCAAGTACGACCGTGTCTGCACTGTGTGCGGTCAGTCCGTCCAGTACGCCGATATCGACAAGGCCTACGAGTCGCCCGACGGCGACAAGGTCATCCTGACCGACGAGGACTTCGCGAAACTGCCGGCGGCGGAGAAGCACGAGGTCCCGGTGCTGCAGTTCGTGCCGTCCGAGCAGATCGACCCGATCCTCTTCGACAAGAGCTACTACTTGGAACCGGATTCCAGCACGCCGAAGGCATACGTGCTGCTGGCCAGGACGCTGGAGCAGGTCGACCGCACGGCGCTGGTGCACTTCACGCTTCGCCAGAAGACCAGGCTTGGGGCATTACGTGTCCGCGACGGCATCCTGGTGCTGCAGACGCTGCTGTGGCCGGATGAGGTCCGCGCCGTCGACTTCGAATCCTTGGACGGCGTCGCCGAACCGCGGTCGCAAGAGATCAAGATGGCCGAGACACTGGTCGAGACCATGTCCGACGACTTCGACCCGGACCAGTTCACCGACGAGTACCAGATCGAGCTGAAGCGCCTGCTCGACGAGGCGATCGCCAGCGGCACCGGAAAGGTGCCCGAGCAGCCCGAGGCTGCGCCCAGCGCGATGGACGCCGAGGTGGTCGACCTCGTCGCCGCGTTGCAGCGCAGCCTGGAGGCGAGCGGACGCCGTTCGGCGACCGGCGAGAGCTCCGAGAAGGCCGAGCCGAAGAAGGCGGCGAAGAAGACCGCGTCCAAGAGCACCGCGTCCAAGAGCACCGCATCGAAGAGCGCGGCGAAGAAGGCGCCCGCGAAGAAGTCCGCCAAGAAGTCCGCGGCACGCAAGGGCGCGTGACCTTGCGGGTCGGATCCCGTTGACACCGGAGCCGGGCACGGAGCTCGTGCCGGACACGAAGCGCACGCTGATCCGCCGCGGCCGTCTCGCCGGAGACGGCCACCAGCGCACCACGTCAGAACATGCCGTGCGGGATCAGGTCCGGATCCGGCACCGGCTGCAGCACATCCCAGTGCTCGGTAATCTTTCCGTCGACCAGTCGCCAGACGTCGACGACGGCGACGGCGACGCCGCGCGGATCGTCCTCCGGAATCATGTGGTAGTGCACGACGGCGTACTCGTCGTCGGTGATGACGCGTTTCACGTCGATCCGAGCTTTCGCGACCGGGGAGCCGGCCACGAATTCGACGAACGCGTCTCGACCGGAGGGGTTTCCGGGGCTGTGCTCACGGAAGTCCTCGTGCAGCGCGGCGCGCAGGGCCGCGAGGTCGCCCTCGGCGAACTGCGCGAGGACGTATAGGACGAGGTTCTTGTTTCGGATGGCGGGGGTGTCGTTTGTCATGCCGTCACCGTCGCAGCCTGGGCCGCGCACTGTCGATTACCAGGCATGTAATGGCGGCTCGGTCGCCCATGTGGCGATACTGGCGTAGTGAACCACAATCGCCCGGTCGGCGAACAGTTGCGTGAATGGCGAAGGCGGCGCGGGCTCAGCCAGCTCGAACTGTCGTTGCGCGCGGGCACCTCGGCTCGGCATGTCAGCTTCGTCGAGACCGGCCGCACCATCCCGAGCCCGCCGATGCTGGAGCGGCTGGCCGAACAGCTGCACGTTCCGCTGCGCGAACGAAATCGGCTCTTGGTCGCGGCCGGGCATGCGCCTGCCTACCGGCACACGCCGCTGGACGACCCCGATCTCGCCGACGCGCGCGCGGCCGTGCGCCGAGTGCTCTCCGGCCATGAGCCGTATCCGGCGCTGGCGGTCGACCGCCGCTGGAATCTGTTGTTCGCCAACGCGGCCGCCCGGATCTTCCTGGACGGCATCGATCCCGCGCTGTGCGAGCCGCGGGTGAACCTTATGCGGATCGGCCTGCACCCAGAGGGTTTCGCGGCACGCCTGGACAATCTCGACCAGGTGCGCGCATTTCTGCTCCCTCGGCTGGCCCGCCAGGCGGCGCAGACCGGAGACCCCCAGCTCGGCGCGCTGTACGACGAACTGAGCGCGTACGCGCCCACCGAACCCGTCCGCCTCGACCGAGCCGACATCGCACTGACAATCCGCATTCGGCACGGGGATGCGCAACTGTGCTTCTTCAACACCATCACGACATTCGGTGCGGCGTTCGACGTGACACTCGATGAGATCGCCGTCGAAGCGTACTTTCCCGCGAACCGATCGACGTCCGACTACCTGCACGCTTTGGCGCGCGACACGTCCGCGAAGGACCGCGCGACAGCGCCCGGGTAGCCGTCCATCGGAGCAGTCGGCACCTCAGCCCTGCGCCGCGCGGACCCGGCCTTCCTCGAAGAACTCCAGCAGTGCTGCCACGGTGTTCACCTCGTCGCGCGGACGCAGCGCGCCGAACGGGGCGTTCCAGAAGTCACCCGTGCGCGGTGTCTGTGGCCCGACGTAGGCGTACGGACCGGGGTGAGCGTCATCACCCGGCGACACCCCATAGTTCACCTCGGTGACCGTGCTCGCCAGATCGAAGTGCTCCGGCCACAGCACCGGCGTCACATCCGGCTCCAGACAGCGTAAGGCCCTGTCCCCCAGCGCAAACCACGCCTCGATCAACCCGGCTGCCGAGATGTCGACCTCGAGCGCCGCATCGGGGTCGATGCCCGTCGTGTGCGCGTAGGCCCCCTCCGGCGCTCCCGGTTCGAAGCCCGCCGCCTGTGCCACCGCTCGGAAAGTCCCCTGTAGTCGCGCCCGTCCTTCCGGCCACCTCAGTTCGGTGCCGAGGACCGAGAACGGCCACCGCACGCCGCCGAATCCCCCGTGCACGATCCGCAGCCGGATGGTGCCGAACTCCCGATACTGCGGGCCCGCGATCAACAATTCCGCCGTCGCGTGCAGCGCCTGCCGGGACCGCACGTACGTCTTCTCGTCCACTCTCGCATCATCGCCGCTGCGGAGACCGGGCCGCATGCGTTTCGCCCGACTGCCGGTCCAGCTACCGCGCGTGACCGACACCAGCCCACCCGCGGCAGACAACGACACTCCGTAACCACGCCGCCCGTCGAGACAAAGACACCCGACGGACCGATCGGTAGCTCAGCCCCTTGCCGGAGGAGACCGATGGCCTTGTTGCCGCACCGCAAGGTGCGGTAGTCGGTGGTATCGACGGCCGCCCGCTACTTCGGTGCGGGGTGCGAACCGGTAATTCCTCTGCGTACTTCGCCGGGACTGTGCTCGACTCGCGACAGGTCGCGCCTTTTCGACGACCGCAGCTGCCACGGCACGCTGGTCACCATCACCCTTGGTTCGAACAGCAGGCGCGCCTTCAACCGCAGCGAGCTCTGTAGTGGCGGCCGCCATTGTGCGGGCCGCGTTGAGCGCCTTGGGTTTCCGGAACGCCGGTACACCATTCGAGATCGCTTCCGCACCGGTCAATGCGGTACATCCGGAGGAGAACGCGCGCAACACCAGAAACGCCAGAGCCGCCGCGCTCAGGCCGACCTGCTCGGCACGGATCTCATAGTGCGCGCTCTCGGCGACCGGCGCCTCCCCGAACAGCGACTTGGCCGAGCCGACCACGTTCATCACCATGATGCCGGCGATGAACGCATAGGTCGGCGTGGCGAACGCCCGTCCCGATTCCCGCACACCACGCAGGTTCATCGCGCGGGCCACCGACCCGCAGGCGTTCCAGAATTGCACGACCACCCGACAGTCGCGGATACCGCACTGGTCGCGCGCCGCGGTCTCCGCTGCGGCGGCGTCCGGATAGTTCACCGCCGACGCGACAGCTCCGGTGCTCGACGAAAGAGCAAGCGCGCCATAGTAATTTCCGGCCGCACGCGCTTCCCCTGCGACGCTCCCGACCATTGCGCAGGTAGCGGCGGACGCCACCACGACACCGAGGGCAGCCTTGCGCGTCAGTGACATGTGCTTCTCCCCGTGTCGAACCGGCTCCGGGCTCAGATCCTCGTCCAGTTCACCCGATCTGTCCAAACCATCGGTTCGGCGCGATGCGGCCGGGCGAAGGCCGCCGCGAGCCTGGATCCACGTTCATCCGCGAGTAGCGACCTCGGCACGGGTTCGGCGGCGGCGAGCGGCGGCGACGCGGCGACCGATCACACCGTGACGTGGCGCGAACAGGTAGACGACGGTGAACGCGGTCCCTTGCGTGACCACAACCATCGCGCCCGAGGCGGTGTCGAGGTGATAGCTGAGGTACAGGCCGGCCACCGCGCAGCACACCGATACGGTGGGCGCAATCACCAGCATACGGCTGAATCGGTCGGTGAGCAGGTATGCGGTCGCGCCCGGGATGATCAGCATGGCGACCACGAGGACGACACCGACGGCCTGCAACGCCACCACGGAGGTGAGCGCGAGTAGGCCGAGCAATGCGGTGCCGAGCAGCCGAGGGTTGAGCCCGATCGCGTGGGCGTGGGTGGGGTCGAAGGCGTAGAGGGTGAAGTCGCGACGCTTGAGCGCCAGCGCGGCGAGGGTGATCACAGCCAGGATAACGATCTGGATCACGTCGGCACGACTGACGCCGAGCAGATTACCGAAGACGATGTGATTGAGGTCGGTCTGGCTCGGCGTCACTGACACCAGCACCAACCCGAACGCGAACAATGTGGTGAACACGATGCCGATTGC
The DNA window shown above is from Nocardia sp. NBC_01730 and carries:
- the ku gene encoding non-homologous end joining protein Ku, giving the protein MRSIWKGSIAFGLVNVPVKVYTATEDHDIRFHQVHAKDGGRIKYDRVCTVCGQSVQYADIDKAYESPDGDKVILTDEDFAKLPAAEKHEVPVLQFVPSEQIDPILFDKSYYLEPDSSTPKAYVLLARTLEQVDRTALVHFTLRQKTRLGALRVRDGILVLQTLLWPDEVRAVDFESLDGVAEPRSQEIKMAETLVETMSDDFDPDQFTDEYQIELKRLLDEAIASGTGKVPEQPEAAPSAMDAEVVDLVAALQRSLEASGRRSATGESSEKAEPKKAAKKTASKSTASKSTASKSAAKKAPAKKSAKKSAARKGA
- a CDS encoding metal ABC transporter permease, translating into MSLIEFFVAPLSYEFMVRALVTTVTAATVCAVLSCWLVLIGWSLMGDAVSHAVLPGVVLAYILGVPFAVGAIVFGFLAVALIGVVRDTSRVKEDAAIGIVFTTLFAFGLVLVSVTPSQTDLNHIVFGNLLGVSRADVIQIVILAVITLAALALKRRDFTLYAFDPTHAHAIGLNPRLLGTALLGLLALTSVVALQAVGVVLVVAMLIIPGATAYLLTDRFSRMLVIAPTVSVCCAVAGLYLSYHLDTASGAMVVVTQGTAFTVVYLFAPRHGVIGRRVAAARRRRTRAEVATRG
- a CDS encoding lycopene cyclase family protein, whose amino-acid sequence is MTPDLVVCGLGPAGRALAHRGLARGLTVTVVDPLPDRPWATTYAAWADELPDWLAPEAVAATVRRPMAWGTHAHHVDRAYVVLDTARLRDSLRLAGARVIADRAVDIARDSVALASGPPLTAGRVIDARGVARSPTRAEQTAYGLILDAEHCAGLETLLMDWRADHGAPPDAPRSFLYAVPLGGGRMLLEETCLAGRPALASAELRERLHHRLRSRGIRLTGTEPVERVRFPVQGGRPSRHAFGAAGGFLHPATGYSVAAALAAADMVAAGQDVWPTSARAVHHLRAAGLRTLLALPPADIPLFFDTFFMLSPAAQRAYLSGRTDLNGTVAAMRSLFTALPWQLRRRVAAATLGIPVHSRRS
- a CDS encoding MMPL family transporter, which codes for MFELTIRRSRWILGAFAVLALVMGTLSATLFDRVHGGGYIDPGSESSQAAAVLRDTFGQATPNLVLLVQTRESVDDDASATAATKLVTELTSVAGVAGVTSYWTDRSPRLRSADGTKGLIMAGILGEEAEVEKRVGDLADRFGGTHGPLEVRVGGYAMLLHETVQQSEKDVVLGESIAFPIALVALLLVFGGLVAAGLPLVVAMVTVLITMGALWLIASVTDLAATATDVAALLGLGLAIDYSLLIISRYRDELVAGQQPAAAVVATMRSAGRTVVFSAATVAVALSGLLFFPMPAVRSMGYAGLAVAVIAATVALTVLPAILFVLGARIDSGRLWWFLRAARPAPGEGAWHRLARFVMMRPVPIGVAITGLLLVLGAPFLGVNLGFPDERSLPESMNNRQVTETIQRDFAATEQNGLFAVLPESAYSAAGLDAYARKLSNIENVHRVDTATGSYSHGGLLAAPALADDRFRAVNAAYLAVVPDTTDPVVLDRIAGDIRAVPAATPVLVGGVAAANADAIDSVISALPYALAFVVLILLIVLFVLTGSAVLPLLAVVLSVLSLTATFGALVWIFQDGHLSGLLGFTVTGDLPPTVPVLLFGVAFGLAMDYQVFLLARIREEYRRTRSNALAVTSGLERIGRIVTAAAVLISVVFLGFLASDITFMKALGIGLPLAVLVDATLVRGFLLPAAMELLGDWNWYAPEPLRKLRRRFGIEEGPSALVTPDRADWRQPVRL
- a CDS encoding helix-turn-helix domain-containing protein; protein product: MNHNRPVGEQLREWRRRRGLSQLELSLRAGTSARHVSFVETGRTIPSPPMLERLAEQLHVPLRERNRLLVAAGHAPAYRHTPLDDPDLADARAAVRRVLSGHEPYPALAVDRRWNLLFANAAARIFLDGIDPALCEPRVNLMRIGLHPEGFAARLDNLDQVRAFLLPRLARQAAQTGDPQLGALYDELSAYAPTEPVRLDRADIALTIRIRHGDAQLCFFNTITTFGAAFDVTLDEIAVEAYFPANRSTSDYLHALARDTSAKDRATAPG
- a CDS encoding nuclear transport factor 2 family protein, yielding MTNDTPAIRNKNLVLYVLAQFAEGDLAALRAALHEDFREHSPGNPSGRDAFVEFVAGSPVAKARIDVKRVITDDEYAVVHYHMIPEDDPRGVAVAVVDVWRLVDGKITEHWDVLQPVPDPDLIPHGMF